In Streptomyces puniciscabiei, a single genomic region encodes these proteins:
- a CDS encoding MarR family winged helix-turn-helix transcriptional regulator, with protein sequence MDHLSEAARLRHAVLRLNRRLRQERGAGSLSPNQLVVLGHLHRHGSATPGEIAAEERHRPQSLTRVYAELESEGLIVRERGTDDRRQSVLSLTESGRQALQRDMAERDAWLAEALGALGETERGVLALAAGLMERLGSLEPDGKGGA encoded by the coding sequence ATGGATCATCTCTCCGAAGCCGCCCGCCTCCGTCACGCCGTCCTCCGGCTCAACCGGCGGCTGCGGCAGGAGCGCGGGGCCGGGAGCCTCAGCCCCAACCAGCTCGTCGTGCTCGGGCATCTGCACCGGCACGGCTCGGCCACCCCCGGCGAGATCGCGGCGGAGGAGCGGCACCGGCCGCAGTCGCTGACCCGGGTGTACGCCGAGCTGGAGAGCGAGGGGCTGATCGTGCGCGAGCGGGGGACGGACGACCGGCGGCAGTCCGTGCTGTCCCTCACCGAGTCCGGGCGGCAGGCGCTGCAGCGGGACATGGCGGAGCGGGACGCCTGGCTGGCCGAGGCGCTCGGGGCACTCGGCGAGACCGAGCGCGGGGTGCTGGCGCTCGCGGCCGGGCTGATGGAGCGGCTGGGGTCCCTGGAGCCGGACGGCAAGGGCGGCGCCTAG
- a CDS encoding glycoside hydrolase family 3 protein, whose translation MPRTALLVSGALLAALLPLSAAAHAAGDPAPTPVDRFEGEVPFASQPADGIFTWGSDADDPPTLHLTDRADAPEGATVLTGTYDISGYGGFTHDFAADRPAHDWSARQGISFWWEGRNNGRKIAFEIKDGGANGEASELWTTSFTDDFTGWKQIRIPFADFAYRTDYQPVGGIDHVLGLTQMWGYAVTLPAGTKGDFAMDDIELYGKADQTLRASVSTDAPVYPVGQGGTAEVRVTLATTGDRPVDEPVTVTYRTEGGTATAGRDYTPAEGTLTFPAGTASGTSRTIEVPTLRDKAPAPARTIPLKLTVTGAKPPAETPQIVIDAHGLPYLNGKLPVRKRVADLLSRMSLEEKAGQMTQAERGAVGGGADIAAYGLGSLLSGGGSVPTPNTPEAWAKMIDGFQLRARATRFQIPLIYGVDAVHGHNNLAGATIMPHNIGIGASRDPQLAQDTGSVTAAEVRATGIPWDFAPCLCVSRDERWGRSYESFGEDPALVQSMETMIQGLQGRADGRDLSRNDKVLATAKHFVGDGGTAYGSSTTGTYTIDQGVTTVTRQQLEDIHLAPYETAVERGIGTVMPSYSSLDIVGDGKGAVKMHARGDMINGVLKDRMGFGGFVISDWNAIDQLPGDYATHVRTAVNAGVDMMMVPYSYKDFGATLADEVKAGRISERRIDDAVSRILTQKFRLGLFEHPYADTSGAAAIGSPAHRAVARRAAAESQVLLKNSRGLLPLKKSEKVYVAGSNADDLGNQTGGWTLTWQGASGTHTQGTTVLQGMREAGGNVTYSKDASAPTDGYDVGVVVVGETPYAEGVGDVGNGHSLQLSAADQAAVDKVCAAMKCAVLIVSGRPQLVGDRLGKIDALVASWLPGTEGAGVADVLYGKRPFTGQLPVTWPKSESQLPINVGDASYDPQFPYGWGLTTLTGVPRGGTATLKALRAAATAAERMGDARAGRALVTRARLIVQQRIGERMTQAVAKPFADADHLLLTGRYGKAVEKLTEAYRAA comes from the coding sequence ATGCCGAGAACCGCCCTGCTCGTCTCCGGGGCCCTGCTCGCCGCCCTGTTGCCCCTGTCCGCCGCCGCGCACGCCGCCGGCGACCCCGCGCCCACGCCCGTCGACCGCTTCGAGGGCGAGGTGCCCTTCGCCTCCCAGCCCGCCGACGGCATCTTCACCTGGGGAAGCGACGCCGACGACCCGCCCACCCTGCACCTCACCGACCGCGCCGACGCCCCCGAAGGCGCCACGGTCCTCACCGGCACCTACGACATCAGCGGCTACGGCGGCTTCACCCACGACTTCGCCGCCGACCGGCCCGCCCACGACTGGTCCGCCCGCCAGGGCATCAGCTTCTGGTGGGAGGGCCGGAACAACGGCCGGAAGATCGCCTTCGAGATCAAGGACGGCGGCGCGAACGGCGAGGCCTCCGAGCTGTGGACGACCTCCTTCACCGACGACTTCACCGGCTGGAAGCAGATCCGGATCCCCTTCGCCGACTTCGCCTACCGCACCGACTACCAGCCCGTCGGCGGCATCGACCACGTCCTCGGCCTCACGCAGATGTGGGGGTACGCCGTCACGCTCCCGGCCGGCACCAAGGGCGACTTCGCCATGGACGACATCGAACTGTACGGAAAGGCCGATCAAACGCTGCGCGCCTCCGTCAGCACCGACGCTCCCGTGTACCCGGTCGGGCAGGGTGGCACCGCCGAGGTCAGGGTCACCCTGGCCACGACCGGGGACCGGCCCGTCGACGAGCCCGTGACGGTCACGTACCGGACCGAGGGCGGCACCGCCACCGCCGGCCGGGACTACACCCCCGCCGAAGGCACCCTCACCTTCCCGGCCGGGACCGCGTCCGGAACGTCGAGAACGATCGAGGTGCCCACGCTCAGGGACAAGGCGCCCGCACCCGCGAGGACCATCCCCCTCAAGCTCACGGTCACCGGCGCCAAGCCGCCCGCGGAGACCCCGCAGATCGTCATCGACGCACACGGACTGCCGTACCTGAACGGCAAGTTGCCGGTGCGGAAGCGGGTCGCGGACCTGCTGTCCCGCATGTCCCTGGAGGAGAAGGCCGGGCAGATGACCCAGGCCGAGCGCGGGGCCGTCGGGGGCGGGGCCGACATCGCGGCCTACGGCCTCGGCTCCCTCCTCTCCGGCGGCGGCTCCGTGCCCACGCCCAACACCCCCGAGGCCTGGGCGAAGATGATCGACGGCTTCCAGCTCCGCGCCCGGGCGACGCGGTTCCAGATCCCGCTGATCTACGGCGTCGACGCGGTCCACGGCCACAACAACCTGGCCGGCGCCACGATCATGCCGCACAACATCGGCATCGGCGCGAGCCGCGATCCCCAACTGGCCCAGGACACGGGCTCGGTGACGGCCGCCGAGGTCCGCGCCACCGGCATCCCCTGGGACTTCGCGCCCTGCCTGTGTGTGAGCCGCGACGAACGCTGGGGCCGCTCCTACGAGTCCTTCGGCGAGGACCCGGCCCTCGTGCAGTCCATGGAGACGATGATCCAGGGCCTCCAGGGCCGGGCCGACGGCCGCGACCTGAGCCGGAACGACAAGGTGCTGGCCACCGCCAAGCACTTCGTCGGCGACGGCGGCACCGCGTACGGCTCCTCCACCACCGGCACCTACACCATCGACCAGGGCGTCACCACGGTCACCCGGCAGCAGTTGGAGGACATCCACCTGGCGCCGTACGAGACGGCCGTCGAGCGGGGCATCGGCACGGTCATGCCGTCGTACTCCTCGCTCGACATCGTCGGCGACGGCAAGGGCGCGGTGAAGATGCACGCCCGCGGCGACATGATCAACGGTGTCCTGAAGGACCGGATGGGCTTCGGCGGCTTCGTCATCAGCGACTGGAACGCCATCGACCAGCTCCCCGGCGACTACGCCACCCACGTCCGCACGGCGGTGAACGCGGGCGTCGACATGATGATGGTGCCGTACTCCTACAAGGACTTCGGCGCCACGCTCGCCGACGAGGTGAAGGCGGGCCGGATCAGCGAGAGGCGGATCGACGACGCCGTCTCCCGCATCCTCACCCAGAAGTTCCGGCTGGGCCTGTTCGAGCACCCGTACGCCGACACCAGCGGCGCCGCCGCCATCGGCTCCCCGGCCCACCGGGCGGTCGCCCGCCGGGCCGCCGCCGAGTCGCAGGTGCTGCTGAAGAACAGCCGCGGGCTGCTGCCGCTGAAGAAGAGCGAGAAGGTGTACGTCGCCGGGTCCAACGCCGACGACCTGGGCAACCAGACCGGCGGCTGGACCCTCACCTGGCAGGGCGCGTCCGGCACCCACACCCAGGGCACGACCGTCCTGCAGGGCATGCGCGAGGCCGGCGGGAACGTCACCTACTCCAAGGACGCCTCGGCCCCGACGGACGGCTACGACGTCGGCGTGGTCGTCGTCGGCGAGACGCCCTACGCCGAGGGCGTCGGCGACGTCGGCAACGGGCACTCGCTGCAGCTGTCGGCGGCCGACCAGGCGGCCGTGGACAAGGTGTGCGCCGCCATGAAGTGCGCGGTGCTGATCGTCTCCGGCCGCCCGCAGCTCGTCGGCGACCGGCTCGGGAAGATCGACGCGCTGGTGGCCTCCTGGCTGCCCGGCACCGAGGGCGCGGGCGTCGCCGACGTCCTCTACGGCAAGCGCCCCTTCACCGGACAGCTCCCCGTCACCTGGCCGAAGTCCGAGTCCCAGCTGCCGATCAACGTCGGCGACGCGTCGTACGACCCGCAGTTCCCCTACGGCTGGGGTCTGACCACGCTCACCGGAGTCCCGCGCGGTGGCACGGCCACCCTGAAGGCGCTTCGGGCGGCGGCGACGGCGGCCGAGCGCATGGGCGACGCCCGGGCCGGCCGTGCGCTGGTCACCAGGGCACGGCTGATCGTCCAGCAGAGGATCGGCGAGCGGATGACCCAGGCGGTGGCGAAGCCCTTCGCCGACGCCGACCACCTGCTGCTGACCGGCCGGTACGGCAAGGCGGTGGAGAAGCTGACGGAGGCCTACCGCGCCGCGTAG
- a CDS encoding lectin produces the protein MRRTRRTPRAVRLLLAGLLSAAGVTAAVPPAHAAGEQVTAWLTTTDDSAGRHVVRGLQPQTPFAFQSGTGGSGTTITVDENTRYQTFTGGGASFTDTAAWLMNSSGALSPATRDATMRKLFSPTDGIGLSFLRNPMGASDLARYGYTYDDVPAGQTDPSLAKFSIAHDLADVVPLTKQALQLNPSLTVMASPWTAPAWMKDSGSLNGGWLKAEDYGAYASYFVKYLQAYRDQGIDVSYVTPQNEPTCCSGYPSMSWNASGIQYFLKNDLLPQLQSAGLSTKVLAHDWNWDTYDSYAAQSVDDPAIRDHPNFGGIAWHGYGGDVTKQTTVHNQYPSLDAFGTEHSGGTWIADQQREDMSNIVDYTRNWAKSVTKWSLAVDQNGGPHNGGCGTCTGLITVHNGDGASGTVDYTVEYYDMGHLTKFVRPGAQRIASTASTTVPNVAWRNPDGSKALIAYNGSASAQTVTIDWGSEHATYSLPGRTSATFTWSGTQSGGGARTGSFVGLAGKCLDVAGGSSANGTAVQLYDCNGTAAQQWAVTADGSIQALGKCLDVTSGSTADGAKVQLYDCNGSGAQQWSYNASTGDVVNLAANKCLDVTDNSSANGARAQIWSCTGAANQKWQLR, from the coding sequence ATGAGAAGAACCCGGAGAACCCCCCGCGCGGTCCGGCTGCTGCTGGCCGGGCTGCTCTCCGCCGCCGGCGTCACCGCCGCCGTACCCCCCGCGCACGCGGCCGGCGAGCAGGTCACGGCCTGGCTCACCACCACCGACGACTCCGCCGGCCGGCATGTCGTACGCGGCCTGCAGCCGCAGACGCCGTTCGCCTTCCAGTCCGGCACCGGCGGCAGCGGCACGACCATCACCGTGGACGAGAACACCCGCTACCAGACCTTCACCGGCGGCGGCGCGTCCTTCACGGACACCGCGGCCTGGCTGATGAACAGCAGCGGCGCGCTGTCCCCGGCGACCCGGGACGCGACCATGCGCAAGCTGTTCTCACCGACCGACGGCATCGGCCTGTCGTTCCTGCGCAACCCGATGGGCGCCTCGGACCTCGCGCGGTACGGCTACACGTACGACGACGTGCCGGCCGGCCAGACGGACCCGTCCCTGGCGAAGTTCTCGATCGCCCACGACCTCGCCGACGTCGTGCCGCTCACGAAGCAGGCGCTCCAGCTCAACCCGTCGCTGACCGTGATGGCCTCGCCGTGGACCGCGCCGGCCTGGATGAAGGACAGCGGCTCGCTCAACGGCGGCTGGCTCAAGGCCGAGGACTACGGCGCGTACGCCTCGTACTTCGTGAAGTACCTCCAGGCGTACAGGGACCAGGGGATCGACGTGTCGTACGTGACCCCGCAGAACGAGCCGACCTGCTGTTCCGGCTACCCCTCGATGAGCTGGAACGCGTCCGGCATCCAGTACTTCCTCAAGAACGACCTGCTGCCGCAGCTGCAGTCGGCGGGGCTGAGCACCAAGGTGCTGGCCCACGACTGGAACTGGGACACCTACGACTCCTACGCCGCCCAGAGCGTCGACGACCCGGCGATCCGCGACCATCCCAACTTCGGCGGGATCGCCTGGCACGGCTACGGCGGTGACGTCACCAAGCAGACCACCGTGCACAACCAGTACCCGTCGCTGGACGCCTTCGGCACCGAGCACTCCGGCGGCACCTGGATCGCCGACCAGCAGCGCGAGGACATGTCCAACATCGTCGACTACACCCGCAACTGGGCGAAGTCGGTGACCAAGTGGTCGCTGGCCGTGGACCAGAACGGCGGTCCGCACAACGGCGGTTGCGGCACCTGCACCGGGCTGATCACCGTGCACAACGGGGACGGCGCGAGCGGGACGGTGGACTACACCGTCGAGTACTACGACATGGGCCACCTGACCAAGTTCGTGCGGCCGGGCGCCCAGCGGATCGCCTCCACGGCGTCCACCACCGTGCCGAACGTGGCCTGGCGCAACCCCGACGGCAGCAAGGCGCTGATCGCGTACAACGGCTCCGCCTCGGCGCAGACCGTGACCATCGACTGGGGCTCGGAGCACGCCACTTACTCGCTGCCCGGAAGGACCTCGGCCACCTTCACCTGGTCCGGCACCCAGTCCGGCGGTGGCGCGCGGACCGGCTCCTTCGTCGGACTGGCCGGCAAGTGCCTGGACGTCGCCGGCGGTTCGAGCGCCAACGGCACGGCCGTACAGCTCTACGACTGCAACGGCACCGCCGCCCAGCAGTGGGCGGTGACGGCCGACGGGTCGATCCAGGCGCTGGGCAAGTGCCTGGACGTGACGTCGGGGTCGACGGCGGACGGGGCGAAGGTGCAGTTGTACGACTGCAACGGCAGCGGGGCACAGCAGTGGTCGTACAACGCCTCCACCGGGGATGTCGTGAACCTCGCCGCGAACAAGTGCCTCGACGTGACGGACAACTCGTCGGCGAACGGGGCGCGGGCGCAGATCTGGTCGTGCACGGGGGCCGCCAACCAGAAGTGGCAGCTGCGGTAG
- a CDS encoding GOLPH3/VPS74 family protein, translating to MTTPQDLFLVSLDVPGDHPVEPGDLSLALAGAELIDLLGARAFTLDGERIVPGPVLTTGDRMLDEAGAALVREEPYETVEDWLWRRGEGLATAYRDVLDTSGQLSGKRHRWPHRADKAAAADTPARRHAADRWWSREPVLAGLAATLGIQGERPPEEEPGDEAVVTVLVAVGDAVTELEAVRERRRIENVAFDNIWRAP from the coding sequence ATGACCACACCGCAGGATCTGTTCCTCGTCAGCCTCGACGTGCCCGGGGATCACCCCGTCGAGCCGGGTGATCTGTCACTGGCTCTCGCCGGGGCCGAGCTGATCGACCTGCTCGGCGCGCGGGCGTTCACCCTGGACGGCGAGCGCATCGTGCCCGGGCCGGTGCTGACCACCGGTGACCGCATGCTCGACGAGGCCGGGGCGGCGCTCGTGCGCGAGGAGCCGTACGAGACGGTCGAGGACTGGCTGTGGCGCCGGGGTGAGGGGCTGGCCACGGCCTACCGCGACGTCCTGGACACCTCCGGGCAGCTCTCCGGCAAGCGGCACCGCTGGCCGCACCGGGCGGACAAGGCGGCGGCCGCCGACACCCCGGCCCGCCGGCACGCCGCCGACCGCTGGTGGTCCCGCGAGCCCGTCCTCGCCGGGCTCGCCGCCACCCTGGGCATCCAGGGCGAGCGGCCGCCCGAGGAGGAGCCCGGCGACGAGGCGGTGGTCACGGTGCTGGTGGCGGTCGGCGACGCGGTGACCGAGCTGGAGGCCGTACGCGAGCGGCGGCGGATCGAGAACGTGGCCTTCGACAACATCTGGCGGGCGCCCTGA
- a CDS encoding VOC family protein — translation MSTDASDLLCRARVATRLPAGDLERARRFYADKLGLEPVDERPGGLLYRCGGTDFVVFRSTGTSPGTFTQMAFEVDDLDAVVAELRRRGVVFEEVDLPGLRTQDGIAEIEGNYLSKGARGERGAWFRDSEGNLLGVGQPVRRSPEPFFR, via the coding sequence ATGAGCACAGACGCGAGCGACCTGCTGTGCCGGGCCCGCGTGGCGACCCGGCTGCCCGCCGGGGACCTGGAGCGGGCCCGGCGCTTCTACGCCGACAAGCTCGGCCTGGAACCCGTCGACGAACGCCCCGGCGGGCTGCTCTACCGGTGCGGCGGAACCGACTTCGTGGTGTTCCGCTCCACCGGGACCTCGCCGGGCACCTTCACCCAGATGGCCTTCGAGGTGGACGACCTCGACGCGGTCGTGGCGGAGCTGCGGCGCCGGGGCGTGGTCTTCGAGGAGGTCGACCTGCCCGGCCTGCGCACCCAGGACGGCATCGCCGAGATCGAGGGCAACTATCTGAGCAAGGGGGCACGGGGGGAGCGGGGCGCCTGGTTCCGGGACAGCGAGGGCAACCTGCTGGGGGTGGGCCAGCCGGTCCGCAGATCACCGGAGCCCTTCTTCCGCTAG
- the cimA gene encoding citramalate synthase — MTETATSELDDSFHVFDTTLRDGAQREGINLTVADKLAIARHLDDFGVGFIEGGWPGANPRDTEFFARAQAEIDFRHAQLVAFGATRRAGAKAAEDHQVKALLDSGAPVITLVAKSHDRHVELALRTTLDENLEMVRDTVSYLREQGRRVFVDCEHFFDGYRANPEYAKAVVRTAAEAGADVVILCDTNGGMLPAQIHAVVATVLADTGARLGIHAQDDTGCAVANTLAAVDAGATHVQCTANGYGERVGNANLFPVVAALELKYGKKVLPDGKLRETTRISHAIAEVVNLTPSTHQPYVGVSAFAHKAGLHASAIKVDPDLYQHIDPELVGNTMRMLVSDMAGRASVELKGKELGIDLGGDRELVGRVVERVKERELKGYTYEAADASFELLLRAEVEGRPLKYFDVESWRAIVEDRPDGTHANEATVKLWAKSERIVATAEGNGPVNALDRALRVGLEKIYPQLAKLDLVDYKVRILEGVHGTSSTTRVLISTSDGAGEWSTVGVAENVIAASWQALEDAYTYGLLRAGVEPAQ, encoded by the coding sequence ATGACCGAGACGGCAACCAGCGAGCTCGACGACTCGTTCCACGTCTTCGACACCACGCTGCGCGACGGCGCGCAGCGCGAGGGAATCAACCTCACCGTCGCGGACAAGCTCGCCATCGCACGGCACCTGGACGACTTCGGCGTGGGCTTCATCGAGGGCGGCTGGCCCGGCGCGAACCCCCGTGACACCGAGTTCTTCGCCCGCGCGCAGGCGGAGATCGACTTCCGCCACGCCCAGCTGGTCGCCTTCGGCGCCACCCGCCGCGCCGGCGCGAAGGCGGCCGAGGACCACCAGGTCAAGGCGCTCCTCGACTCGGGCGCCCCGGTGATCACCCTGGTCGCCAAGTCGCACGACCGGCATGTGGAACTGGCGCTGCGCACCACGCTCGACGAGAACCTGGAGATGGTCCGCGACACCGTCTCCTACCTCCGCGAGCAGGGCCGCCGGGTGTTCGTGGACTGCGAGCACTTCTTCGACGGCTACCGCGCCAACCCCGAGTACGCCAAGGCCGTCGTCCGTACGGCGGCAGAGGCCGGCGCCGACGTGGTGATCCTCTGCGACACCAACGGCGGCATGCTGCCCGCCCAGATCCACGCGGTCGTCGCCACCGTGCTCGCCGACACCGGCGCCCGGCTCGGCATCCACGCCCAGGACGACACCGGCTGCGCGGTCGCCAACACCCTGGCCGCCGTCGACGCGGGCGCCACCCACGTCCAGTGCACGGCCAACGGCTACGGCGAGCGCGTCGGCAACGCCAACCTCTTCCCGGTCGTCGCCGCCCTGGAGCTGAAGTACGGCAAGAAGGTCCTGCCCGACGGCAAGCTCCGCGAGACGACCCGGATCTCGCACGCCATCGCCGAGGTCGTCAACCTGACCCCCTCCACCCATCAGCCGTACGTGGGCGTGTCGGCCTTCGCGCACAAGGCCGGGCTGCACGCCTCCGCGATCAAGGTCGACCCGGACCTGTACCAGCACATCGACCCCGAGCTGGTCGGCAACACCATGCGCATGCTGGTCTCCGACATGGCGGGCCGCGCCTCGGTCGAGCTCAAGGGCAAGGAGCTCGGCATCGACCTGGGCGGCGACCGGGAACTGGTCGGCCGGGTGGTCGAGCGGGTCAAGGAGCGCGAACTCAAGGGCTACACCTACGAGGCGGCGGACGCGAGCTTCGAGCTGCTGCTGCGGGCCGAGGTCGAGGGCCGCCCGCTGAAGTACTTCGACGTCGAGTCCTGGCGGGCGATCGTCGAGGACCGCCCCGACGGCACCCACGCCAACGAGGCGACGGTGAAGCTGTGGGCCAAGAGCGAGCGGATCGTCGCCACGGCGGAGGGCAACGGCCCGGTCAACGCCCTCGACCGGGCGCTGCGCGTGGGCCTGGAGAAGATCTACCCGCAGCTCGCCAAGCTGGACCTGGTCGACTACAAGGTCCGCATCCTGGAGGGCGTGCACGGCACCTCCTCCACCACCCGGGTGCTGATCTCCACCTCGGACGGCGCCGGCGAGTGGTCCACGGTCGGCGTGGCGGAGAACGTGATCGCCGCGTCGTGGCAGGCGCTGGAGGACGCGTACACGTACGGCCTGCTGCGGGCGGGCGTGGAGCCGGCGCAGTAG
- a CDS encoding MFS transporter, translated as MGRQHWKKIWVGSAGNMVEWFDWFVYASFATYFAGAFFPSGNPTAQLMNTAGIFAVGFFMRPVGGWLLGRVGDRKGRKAALTLTVTLMSASAILIAVAPTYTVAGYGGALVLLVARLLQGLSVGGEYAASATYLTEASDPKRRGFASSFQYVSMTAGQIVGLGLLIILQRTMSDSALHGYGWRIPFVVGALGAAVVFYLRRSMLETELYEEDTSHAEERGTLRALWRHRREAFLVVALTMGGTVAYYTYTTYLTKYLSNSAGLPKETATLVSFTALIVFAALQPLAGALSDRIGRRPLLITFAVGSTVLTVPIMTLLRHAGSFWPALGLALLALVVVTGYTSINACVKAELFPTGVRALGVALPYAVANALFGGTAEYVALWFKKAGIESGFSWYVAGCAAVSLVVYVTMRETKDLDLARGRDRTDPSLTTAS; from the coding sequence ATGGGACGACAACACTGGAAGAAGATCTGGGTCGGTTCGGCGGGCAACATGGTCGAGTGGTTCGACTGGTTCGTGTACGCGAGCTTCGCCACCTACTTCGCCGGCGCGTTCTTCCCGAGCGGCAATCCCACCGCCCAGCTCATGAACACCGCGGGCATCTTCGCGGTCGGGTTCTTCATGCGGCCCGTGGGCGGCTGGCTGCTGGGACGAGTGGGCGACCGCAAGGGCCGTAAGGCGGCGCTGACGCTGACCGTGACGCTGATGTCGGCCTCGGCGATCCTCATCGCCGTCGCCCCGACCTACACGGTCGCCGGCTACGGCGGCGCGCTCGTGCTGCTCGTCGCCCGTCTGCTGCAGGGTCTGTCGGTCGGCGGCGAGTACGCGGCCAGCGCCACCTATCTGACCGAGGCCTCGGACCCGAAGCGGCGCGGGTTCGCCTCCAGCTTCCAGTACGTCTCCATGACCGCCGGGCAGATCGTCGGCCTCGGCCTGCTGATCATCCTGCAGCGGACCATGTCCGACAGCGCCCTGCACGGCTACGGCTGGCGCATCCCGTTCGTCGTCGGCGCCCTCGGCGCCGCCGTCGTCTTCTATCTGCGCCGCAGCATGCTGGAGACGGAGCTGTACGAGGAGGACACCTCCCACGCCGAGGAGCGCGGCACCCTGCGCGCCCTGTGGCGGCACCGGCGGGAGGCGTTCCTGGTCGTCGCACTCACCATGGGCGGCACGGTCGCGTACTACACGTACACCACCTATCTGACGAAGTACCTGTCCAACTCGGCCGGACTGCCCAAGGAGACGGCGACGCTCGTGTCCTTCACCGCGCTGATCGTCTTCGCCGCGCTCCAGCCGCTCGCCGGCGCGCTGTCGGACCGGATCGGCCGCCGCCCGTTGCTGATCACCTTCGCGGTCGGCTCCACCGTCCTGACCGTGCCGATCATGACCCTGCTGAGGCATGCGGGCAGCTTCTGGCCGGCCCTCGGTCTCGCCCTGCTCGCGCTGGTCGTCGTCACCGGCTACACCTCGATCAACGCCTGCGTGAAGGCCGAGCTGTTCCCCACCGGGGTGCGTGCCCTGGGCGTGGCCCTGCCGTACGCCGTCGCCAACGCCCTGTTCGGCGGCACCGCGGAATACGTCGCCCTGTGGTTCAAGAAGGCCGGCATCGAGTCCGGCTTCTCCTGGTACGTGGCGGGCTGTGCCGCCGTGTCCCTCGTGGTGTACGTCACCATGCGGGAGACGAAGGACCTGGACCTCGCCCGGGGGAGGGACCGTACGGATCCCAGTCTGACGACCGCATCCTGA
- a CDS encoding TetR/AcrR family transcriptional regulator, translating into MAGAARARRNAPPREEVLAAAMDMIAERGLEKLTMAALGREVGMSSGHLLYYFRSKDELLLQTLEWSEGRLGTERGRLLTRPGTARERLSAYVDLYVPDGHRDPHWTLWLEVWNRSQNADDQARARQVAIEGAWHRDLVALIAEGVSRGEFRTVDADRFAARLRALLDGFSIHVAIGLRGTDRDQVLVHVREFLADSLLVPAG; encoded by the coding sequence ATGGCCGGTGCGGCACGGGCGCGGAGGAACGCGCCGCCGCGCGAGGAGGTACTCGCCGCCGCCATGGACATGATCGCCGAGCGCGGTCTGGAGAAGCTCACCATGGCGGCGCTCGGCCGCGAGGTCGGGATGAGCAGCGGCCATCTCCTGTACTACTTCCGCTCCAAGGACGAGCTGCTGCTGCAGACCCTGGAGTGGAGCGAGGGGCGGCTCGGCACCGAGCGCGGCCGCCTGCTGACCCGTCCCGGGACGGCGCGCGAACGTCTGTCCGCGTACGTCGACCTGTACGTCCCGGACGGCCACCGCGACCCGCACTGGACGCTCTGGCTGGAGGTCTGGAACCGCTCGCAGAACGCGGACGACCAGGCGCGCGCCCGGCAGGTGGCGATCGAAGGGGCGTGGCACAGGGACCTGGTCGCGCTGATCGCCGAGGGCGTCTCACGGGGCGAGTTCCGCACGGTGGACGCCGACCGCTTCGCGGCGAGGTTGCGTGCGCTGCTGGACGGGTTCTCCATCCACGTGGCGATCGGACTGCGCGGCACGGACCGCGACCAAGTCCTGGTTCACGTAAGGGAGTTCCTCGCCGACTCCCTCCTGGTGCCGGCCGGGTAA